Proteins encoded by one window of Aphidius gifuensis isolate YNYX2018 linkage group LG2, ASM1490517v1, whole genome shotgun sequence:
- the LOC122848190 gene encoding putative uncharacterized protein DDB_G0277255 isoform X3, producing MMEDPQTPGSDCNSNPADPISQDLIGSEFIQDNSDYQWFIDYGYRDGSLHVHPSVLTSLSTSYNHDDFTYYDDLSRNLDANLAEVDMESFKTADIHTLLTALPVMCTDPVQQSEFNYQRERYASITGSVMEKIDIGTSLGPQNSSQGEDSASSTTDTISICKSSLLFSPVKETPVLPPGGSYSVDSLDCEDMLLTCQTNNKNNYTIAFEGSMTMYSDGSQDFESQEKLKNHESRENSYYNQKMDIKNILDLSMICSDSKIYTTWSNLKNSSSSNNQMTRNDSVNNNNNNNNNNINNNITSNFYYKKSCKKLTKKFKSLPNLYKPDNNIIDNTKYTLNYSTTNLIESSNNQESSTNSGNCHSITNSSNSNTSNDNKKLQNISLVKLYMKQKSMSSEGMSLTLDQTDSTSDNNWPISNNNSHHKNIKLKRQQINDNNNKKNIPNNDYSINWIKNDDYNKNDDNNTNKITSIKENKEETTSSIDKIDINIIDDYKKDNNNDNNKLIDNNTPILRSTGTQAITKMQENSVQTSLLYVLPPKNDYSYIRETLIDKKPVYIVYPNYTLPDLSFLNTTKICSNNNNVTLKPQCRTTWKKQYGRNNRPFSCNDIDAVKQKGFSHIKDWESLTFLLPLEYRKVLHDVPEIPKNISLNEEIKKPLFCLSPPMMRNRSRKLSDAMTATNVSSSSSTGTQPSSGYRGSSTILTDSSTNQQTNQNPLYLYRYDSASSDNSITSQDKKLINGKLLTKRSLSLIQNNDTPPRPPLPRSILRKNRISTNKRYSMFDMGGGIEEIDDHYHERESNKRMSLQEPYFINNNVNNNITNNNNNTQLHTRHGKIIDSDKDVDEVEERRYAERMKEVDAYCNKNLNNNINNNDDIESSIDDVKQLEEYLKKSGFSSNNSSDESACGINDDNDIKLRSYVKKFLSLKMNKDLKYIDMQESQKKQVSFAKLNSNNNIFNVNDDIDDDKKMLMYPINKSVDLLIKYWQSGSRDTYDKNECSQICLTNLCSSLYAIMSDGLKQQLTTSFGPITNSVWQVIEISSQQGPLTNNLNDLVQKINSEDFMTEGMIKFNAFIFGLLNLRSLDAWFAYLFTRETILRKHYSSTSLFVSSLGCVKSRLIIDKFLNVLQPLAFCPFQLDLFYQYRQLHNSFGNINGAVAVAGAVGGGVGGCIISPSPKKTRPRSCNYDDKITKNDNDIKKRWSNLTIGNKINPVLDKFCLDDSEDYTDSLEHSPLKRGGNNVNKNQRTNSPDKIKSSVDDDMINGEIKFRKLQEKWELMVCNDDVKDTIPTSPNKQTQACPIGTSQKSKIPRLLTSPIKQQQLKTKLTTPSTSSSLKKPTPTSKLVPKKSTDVKIKELPKRTSRVDQEHTVTTRNHLTRPSSLPYKTYGPTSKDKNLISPTQRRAASTSIPRTNNTPTSSRTSTATTPSSSTSHIKKPLKEVKTLTQRLPSDNGHLSFNEGDRLKVIFEVDNKWLLCAKGERKGLVPRTCVHPYQT from the exons ATGATGGAAGATCCACAGACTCCTGGTTCTGATTGCAATTCAAATCCAGCAGATCCAATTTCCCAAGATTTAATTGGATCAGAATTCATTCAGGATAATTCTGATTATCAATGGTTCATTGACTATGG ATATCGAGATGGCAGTTTACATGTACACCCAAGTGTATtaacatcattatcaacatcTTATAATCATGATGATTTTACTTATTACGATGATTTATCACGTAATTTAGATGCAAATCTTGCTGAAGTTGATATGGAAAGTTTTAAAACAGCTGATATACATACATTATTAACAGCATTACCAGTTATGTGTACTGATCCAGTTCAACAATCAgag TTTAACTATCAGAGAGAACGTTATGCAAGTATAACTGGTTCAgttatggaaaaaattgacattGGTACCTCACTTGGTCCACAAAATAGCAGCCAG ggAGAAGACTCGGCGTCTTCAACAACAGATACAATATCAATTTGTAAATCTTCGTTGTTATTTTCCCCTGTTAAGGAGACACCTGTTCTACCACCAGGTGGAAGTTACAGTGTTGACTCTCTGGACTGTGAAGATATGTTACTTACTtgtcaaacaaataataaaaataattatacaattgcGTTTGAAGGAAGTATGACAATGTATTCTGATGGTTCACAAGATTTTGAAAGTCaag aaaaactaaaaaaccaTGAATCACGTGAAAATTCATATTACAATCAAAAAatggatattaaaaatatacttgatttatcaatgatatgttctgattcaaaaatatatacaacctGGAGTAatcttaaaaattcatcatcaagtaATAATCAAATGACACGTAATGATTCtgtcaacaataacaacaacaacaacaataataatattaacaataatataacaagtaatttttattacaaaaaatcatgtaaaaaattaactaaaaaattcaaaagtttaccaaatttatacaaaccagataataatattattgataatacaaaatatacattaaattattcaacaacaaatttaattgaatcatcaaataatcaaGAATCAAGTACAAATTCTGGTAATTGTCATTCAATAACAAACAGTTCAAATAGCAATAcatcaaatgacaataaaaaattacaaaatataagtcttgttaaattatatatgaaacaAAAAAGTATGAGTTCAGAAGGTATGAGTTTAACACTTGATCAAACTGATTCAACAAGTGATAATAATTGGCCAATAAGTAACAATAATagtcatcataaaaatataaaattaaaacgtcaacaaataaatgataataataataaaaaaaacattccaaataatgattattcaataaattggattaaaaatgatgattacaataaaaatgatgataataatacaaataaaattacatcaattaaagaaaataaagaagaaacaacatcatcaattgataaaattgacataaatattattgatgattataaaaaagataataataatgataataataaattaattgataataatacaccAATATTAAGATCAACTGGTACCCAGGCAATAACTAAAATGCAAGAAAATAGTGTACAAACATCATTACTATATGTATTACCaccaaaaaatgattattcatATATTCGCGAAACgctgattgataaaaaaccaGTTTATATTGTATATCCAAATTATACACTACctgatttatcatttttaaatacaacaaaaatatgtagcaataataataacgtaaCATTAAAACCACAATGTAGAACAACatggaaaaaacaatatgGAAGAAATAATCGTCCATTTTCATGTAATGATATTGATGCAGTAAAACAAAAAGGTTTTTCACATATTAAAGATTGGGAatcattaacatttttattaccatTAGAATATCGTAAAGTATTACATGATGTACCagaaataccaaaaaatatatctctaaatgaagaaattaaaaagccattattttgtttatcaccACCAATGATGCGTAATCGTTCACGTAAATTAAGTGATGCAATGACAGCAACAAATGTATCATCAAGTAGTAGTACTGGTACACAGCCATCATCTGGTTATCGTGGTTCATCAACAATACTAACtgattcatcaacaaatcaacaaacaaatcaaaatccattatatttatatcgtTATGATAGTGCTAGTTCAGATAATAGTATAACaagtcaagataaaaaattaataaatggtaaattattaacaaaacgttcattatcattaatacaaaataatgatacacCACCAAGACCACCATTACCACGTAGTATATTACGTAAAAATCgtatatcaacaaataaacgTTATAGTATGTTTGATATGGGTGGTGGTATTGAAGAAATTGATGATCATTATCATGAAAGAGAATCAAATAAACGTATGTCATTACAAGaaccatattttattaataataatgttaataataatattacaaataataataataatacacagcTACATACAAGACatggtaaaataattgattcagATAAAGATGTTGATGAAGTTGAAGAACGTAGATATGCTGAAAGAATGAAAGAAGTTGATgcatattgtaataaaaatttaaataataatataaataataatgatgatattgaatCAAGTATTGATGATGTTAAACAACttgaagaatatttaaaaaaaagtggtttttcatcaaataatagtAGTGATGAAAGTGCATGTggtattaatgatgataatgatattaaattacgttcatatgttaaaaaatttttatcattaaaaatgaataaagatttaaaatatattgatatgcaagaatcacaaaaaaaacaagttagttttgcaaaattaaattctaataataatatatttaatgttaatgatgatattgatgatgataaaaaaatgttaatgtatccaataaataaatcagttgatttattaattaaatattggcAATCTGGTTCACGTGATacatatgataaaaatgaatgttCACAAATatgtttaacaaatttatgttCATCTTTATATGCAATAATGTCTGATGgtttaaaacaacaattaacaaCATCATTTGGTCCAATAACAAATAGTGTATGGCAagttattgaaatatcatCACAACAAGGACcattaactaataatttaaatgatcttgtacaaaaaattaatagtgaAGATTTTATGACTGAAggaatgattaaatttaatgcatttatatttggtttattaaatttacgttCACTTGATGCATGGTTtgcatatttatttacacgtgAAACAATACTTAGAAAACATTATTCAAGTACAAGTTTATTTGTATCATCACTTGGTTGTGTTAAATCacgtttaattattgataaatttttaaatgtactaCAACCACTTGCATTTTGTCCATTTCAAttggatttattttatcaatatcgtCAATTACATAATAGTTTTGGTAATATTAATGgtgctgttgctgttgctggtgctgttggtggtggtgttggtggttGTATAATATCACCAAGTCCTAAAAAAACAAGACCACGTTCATgtaattatgatgataaaattactaaaaatgataatgatattaaaaaaagatggaGTAATTTAACTattggaaataaaattaatcctGTATTGGATAAATTTTGTCTAGATGATTCTGAAGATTATACTGATAGTTTAGAGCATTCACCGCTAAAACGTGGTggtaataatgttaataaaaatcaaagaacAAATAGtccagataaaataaaatcaagtgttgatgatgatatgaTTAATGgtgaaattaaatttcgtaaattacaagaaaaatgGGAGTTGATGGTTTGTAATGATGATGTTAAAGATACAATACCAACATCACCAAATAAACAAACACAAGCTTGTCCAATTGGTACTagtcaaaaatcaaaaattccaagattattaacatcaccaataaaacaacaacaattaaaaacaaaattaacaacaccatcaacatcatcatcattaaaaaaaccaacaccAACAAGTAAATTAGTACCAAAGAAATCAActgatgttaaaattaaagaattacCAAAACGTACTAGTAGAGTTGATCAAGAACATACTGTTACAACAAGAAATCATTTAACAAGACCAAGTTCATTACCATATAAAACATATGGACCAACaagtaaagataaaaatttaatatcaccaACACAAAGACGTGCTGCATCAACATCAATACCACGTACAAATAATACACCAACATCAAGTAGAACATCAACAGCTacaacaccatcatcatcaacgtCACACATTAAAAAACCattaaa gGAGGTGAAGACGTTGACTCAAAGATTACCATCTGATAATGGTCATTTGTCATTCAACGAGGGTGACAGATTAAAAGTTATATTTGAAGTTGATAATAAATGGCTGTTATGTGCTAAGGGCGAAAGAAAAGGTCTTGTTCCACGTACTTGCGTTCATCCATATCAAACTTAG